ACCAAAAGACAAAAATAAATTTCTAAATCCGTAGATAGGTCTTTTATAAGCAGGTTCCATATAGTAAGAAAGATTTCCCATATAAGATTCGGGGTGCTGTATATTTTCGCCGGTATCCAACGTAGCCGTAAAACCGATGCCAAACTTATTTTTGCCGCCAGAAAACGGATTTTTAGACAATGTTATATCAAATTCATTAACTGTAAAACCGTTAGCCTTAAAATCATCATTATAGTTTCCGTTATAGTTACCAGTAGGATACTGAGAATTTGCAATAGGATGTGCAAGATTATAAGTATAAGATGTTGCAAATACTCCGGAAAGATTAATTTGGCATAAAAAATTATTTTCTTTACATGTTTTATGCGCGTAAGCTTTTTTAGGCATATTTAATAATATTGTTATAACCATAAGAAAATAGACAACTAAAAAAATAATCAAAAATTTAGATCTAAATCTTAAGAAATATCTCATTTTCCACCCTCCTGCATACTACTATCCTCCTACTTTATTTTATTAGATGTTAGTTATTTGTTTTAAAATATCGATATATCTTTATTGATATAATGCTAAATAAAAAAAGGTGTGTGAAAATTTATTAGGTCTATTATGACATAACGGAAAATAATTGTCAATTAAAAATATAGGAATTTGTTTAATATAGGAATTTGTTTAACCTGATAAAGAAATTAATAAATATTTTCTATTGCANNNNNNNNNNTCAA
This genomic window from Desulfurella sp. contains:
- a CDS encoding outer membrane beta-barrel protein; translated protein: MRYFLRFRSKFLIIFLVVYFLMVITILLNMPKKAYAHKTCKENNFLCQINLSGVFATSYTYNLAHPIANSQYPTGNYNGNYNDDFKANGFTVNEFDITLSKNPFSGGKNKFGIGFTATLDTGENIQHPESYMGNLSYYMEPAYKRPIYGFRNLFLSFGIPIGNGLKIDIGMHSSPIGFESHNLAKNWENTYSI